From the genome of Nitrosomonas sp., one region includes:
- a CDS encoding ISNCY family transposase, whose product MKRTEWLQETRKMRFEEAYGNYKSGSITQDEAAKLLGVCDRTFRRYMNKYDEGGLDALLDKRLTQASHRCAPVDEVMRLTEQYRNRYSGWNARHFHAWYCKDGGTRSYTWVKSRLQEAGLIKRTSKRGAHRKRRERSPLTGMMIHQDGSTHEWVANQKWDLIVTMDDATSEHYSMFFVQEEGTASSFRGVQAVIEKQGLFCSFYSDRGSHYWHTPEAGGKVDKHNLTQFGQAMKRLGIEMIAAYSPQARGRSERMFRTHQERLPKELALAGIADMETANRYLQEVYMPAFNDEFKQPAAVDGSAFVPWIGGEIEDFLCERHERVVGHDNCVSFNNLKLQIPANQHRCHYVKAKVTVLRYPDGKLAILHGPRKIAQYDKAGQEIKHDEKLLRKSAATASQ is encoded by the coding sequence ATGAAACGGACAGAATGGCTACAGGAGACACGGAAGATGAGATTTGAGGAAGCCTATGGGAATTATAAAAGTGGGAGTATCACGCAAGACGAAGCAGCAAAGCTGCTTGGTGTATGTGATCGCACATTTCGGCGCTACATGAACAAATACGACGAAGGTGGTCTGGATGCGTTATTGGACAAGCGGCTGACCCAGGCATCGCACCGCTGTGCGCCAGTGGATGAAGTGATGCGTTTAACGGAACAGTATCGCAACCGTTATTCTGGCTGGAATGCCAGGCATTTTCATGCATGGTATTGCAAGGACGGTGGCACACGCAGTTATACGTGGGTTAAGAGCCGGTTACAAGAAGCTGGGTTGATCAAACGTACATCAAAGCGTGGCGCGCATCGAAAACGTCGTGAACGCTCACCACTGACCGGAATGATGATTCATCAGGATGGCAGCACCCATGAATGGGTAGCCAATCAGAAATGGGATTTAATCGTCACTATGGACGATGCAACCAGTGAACATTACTCGATGTTTTTTGTTCAGGAAGAAGGCACTGCCAGCAGCTTCAGAGGCGTTCAGGCGGTGATAGAGAAGCAAGGATTGTTCTGTTCCTTTTATTCAGACCGAGGCAGTCACTACTGGCATACACCAGAGGCTGGTGGCAAAGTAGACAAACATAATCTTACGCAGTTTGGACAAGCCATGAAGCGGCTCGGAATTGAAATGATCGCGGCCTACTCGCCACAGGCGCGTGGACGCAGTGAGCGCATGTTCCGCACCCATCAAGAACGTTTACCCAAGGAACTGGCGCTGGCAGGCATCGCCGACATGGAAACGGCAAACCGTTATCTGCAGGAAGTCTATATGCCTGCTTTTAACGATGAATTCAAGCAGCCTGCTGCGGTAGATGGATCAGCATTTGTACCCTGGATCGGTGGAGAAATTGAGGATTTCCTGTGCGAGCGTCATGAGCGTGTCGTGGGTCATGACAATTGCGTCAGCTTCAACAACTTGAAGCTGCAAATTCCTGCCAATCAACATCGGTGTCATTACGTGAAGGCCAAGGTGACAGTACTGCGCTATCCCGACGGCAAGTTAGCGATCTTGCATGGGCCGCGGAAAATTGCCCAGTACGATAAAGCAGGCCAGGAAATAAAACATGATGAAAAGCTGTTGCGTAAATCCGCCGCCACAGCTTCGCAATGA
- a CDS encoding dockerin type I domain-containing protein, whose protein sequence is MLIKYSFIKDRKICNFFHALQVVLIAFLLTCVAWIPLARADCDRTTIMPVGDSLTLGFRAIPGYRGDDEGLRGLLADSGLFIDYVGSSSEDASDPCNDLAHESGVGRTITAIDNLRIPSGSDITPWKIYTPDIALLMAGTNDFLQGYNYCSANPETKFEEFADRLLKIEAGLKTGLIENILRESPATQLFVSSIPPISVVVNFFKACQPPVSEPDPQAWLAIRQDNLNLEIDNFNQAVQQRITDYGLTNLRFVDVGSTLSLGDYTDGVHPIDLDTYQKMAPAWFSGIKRHIQQRIDVVGDRDNFHGGDSADMPDRSAFVMSVLDYIATDPGQNPAADLDTAGPGGFDTNRPVGFTHTFSLPAGARITAATLELRAKGSAENYNDSIIYDQSVLDPLNECTAPCTRKQYSPLIVLKDLLGREPAQQEVLDLKINLAKVPVRIHTQLTPGDHWPGGADEHRNLLGMLSDGELNLIIGDDTMVDYSQLIITYILPGAPRGELNGDGVVDINDLYILRNALNTNAYSDLDPRDLDGDGRITVLDMRKLVLECDHPRCAEN, encoded by the coding sequence ATGTTAATCAAATACAGTTTTATCAAAGATAGAAAAATATGCAATTTTTTTCACGCATTACAAGTTGTATTGATAGCATTTTTGTTAACATGCGTTGCATGGATACCGTTGGCGCGAGCCGATTGTGATCGCACGACCATTATGCCTGTTGGGGATTCTTTGACGCTGGGTTTTAGAGCAATCCCAGGGTATAGAGGAGATGACGAAGGTCTTCGCGGCCTGCTCGCAGATAGCGGATTATTTATCGATTATGTCGGATCAAGCAGTGAGGACGCTTCTGATCCATGTAATGATCTGGCGCATGAGAGCGGTGTGGGGCGAACAATTACAGCGATTGATAATCTAAGAATTCCTTCAGGCTCGGATATTACTCCTTGGAAGATATATACACCGGATATTGCGCTTTTGATGGCCGGAACAAATGATTTCTTGCAGGGTTATAATTACTGCAGTGCAAATCCTGAGACAAAGTTTGAGGAGTTCGCCGACAGGCTACTGAAAATCGAAGCCGGGTTGAAAACCGGATTGATTGAAAATATTTTAAGGGAATCTCCTGCAACGCAATTATTCGTTTCTTCAATTCCGCCGATTAGCGTCGTGGTCAATTTTTTTAAAGCCTGTCAGCCACCCGTTAGCGAACCTGATCCCCAGGCATGGTTGGCAATCAGGCAGGATAACCTAAATTTAGAAATAGATAATTTTAATCAGGCTGTTCAGCAAAGGATAACGGATTACGGATTGACTAATCTGCGCTTTGTCGATGTCGGCTCAACATTAAGCCTTGGTGACTATACTGATGGCGTACATCCAATAGATCTGGATACCTATCAGAAAATGGCGCCAGCATGGTTCTCCGGAATCAAACGCCATATTCAACAAAGAATTGATGTTGTGGGCGACAGGGATAATTTCCACGGTGGAGATTCGGCCGACATGCCGGACAGATCGGCTTTTGTGATGAGTGTTCTGGACTATATTGCGACCGACCCTGGTCAGAATCCCGCAGCCGACCTGGATACTGCCGGCCCCGGTGGTTTCGACACAAATCGCCCGGTTGGGTTTACGCACACCTTCTCACTTCCAGCAGGTGCGCGAATTACCGCAGCGACTCTTGAGCTTCGGGCCAAAGGTTCAGCCGAGAACTATAATGACAGCATTATTTATGATCAATCGGTTCTTGATCCACTCAACGAATGTACTGCGCCTTGTACGCGAAAACAATACTCGCCGCTGATCGTCTTAAAAGATCTTTTGGGTCGTGAGCCTGCGCAGCAAGAAGTTTTAGATCTTAAGATTAATCTTGCCAAAGTGCCGGTGCGTATTCACACCCAATTGACGCCAGGAGATCATTGGCCAGGAGGGGCTGATGAGCACCGGAATCTTCTTGGGATGCTGAGCGATGGCGAATTAAACTTGATCATCGGCGATGACACCATGGTGGATTACTCTCAGTTAATTATCACTTATATTCTTCCAGGTGCACCACGAGGCGAACTCAATGGGGATGGCGTAGTTGATATCAATGATCTCTATATTCTCCGGAATGCCCTGAATACAAACGCTTATAGCGATCTGGACCCGAGGGATCTGGACGGTGACGGACGAATCACGGTGCTGGATATGCGCAAGCTGGTTCTTGAGTGCGATCATCCCCGCTGTGCCGAGAATTAA
- a CDS encoding PEP-CTERM sorting domain-containing protein (PEP-CTERM proteins occur, often in large numbers, in the proteomes of bacteria that also encode an exosortase, a predicted intramembrane cysteine proteinase. The presence of a PEP-CTERM domain at a protein's C-terminus predicts cleavage within the sorting domain, followed by covalent anchoring to some some component of the (usually Gram-negative) cell surface. Many PEP-CTERM proteins exhibit an unusual sequence composition that includes large numbers of potential glycosylation sites. Expression of one such protein has been shown restore the ability of a bacterium to form floc, a type of biofilm.), with amino-acid sequence MKRLLWVFLFCFVISSANQAIATISINLDPHPSKIHTPENIFVDINVSGLQSNGINALLGAWEMDFVFDPGIFQLLPVSPAGLGSSLGNLALGEAISLVQPVTTPGVFHVGVLSLLEADAITCVFCVDPLLEDLQGDSFTLATIGLFAPSTGGVASIHSIFRTDNIILGDAFGGALTPVAHPSMSIDVVPIPATIALIGIGLLGWLAVRRSRELSFSSMLESS; translated from the coding sequence ATGAAGAGATTATTGTGGGTTTTTTTGTTCTGCTTTGTGATTTCATCGGCAAATCAAGCCATCGCTACCATCTCCATCAATCTTGACCCTCATCCGTCAAAGATACATACGCCAGAGAATATATTTGTAGATATCAATGTGTCTGGACTCCAGTCGAATGGCATCAATGCATTGCTTGGCGCCTGGGAGATGGACTTTGTTTTTGATCCGGGCATTTTTCAGCTTCTTCCAGTATCACCTGCGGGATTAGGTTCGTCGCTGGGCAATTTGGCTTTGGGTGAAGCGATCAGTCTCGTTCAACCGGTAACCACGCCAGGTGTTTTTCATGTCGGTGTGCTCTCCTTACTGGAAGCTGATGCAATTACATGTGTCTTTTGTGTCGATCCTTTGCTAGAAGATTTGCAAGGCGATAGTTTTACCTTGGCGACAATCGGTCTTTTTGCGCCATCAACAGGTGGTGTTGCATCAATTCACTCAATTTTCAGGACAGATAATATCATTCTTGGTGATGCATTCGGTGGCGCGCTTACACCGGTTGCGCACCCATCCATGTCCATTGATGTAGTGCCGATACCGGCAACCATTGCGCTGATTGGAATTGGGTTGCTCGGTTGGCTCGCTGTGCGACGTTCACGCGAATTATCGTTTTCCTCGATGCTCGAGAGCAGTTAA
- the crcB gene encoding fluoride efflux transporter CrcB: protein MLNTLAAIGIGGALGAISRYGVSLAALHLFGHGFPWGTLIVNIAGSFLMGALIAVFAHMWHPSETWRLFLVTGFLGGFTTFSTFSLDIVSLYERGELLTAGLYAMASVVLSIGALFGGLALIRNFAP from the coding sequence ATGCTGAACACGCTTGCAGCAATCGGCATAGGCGGCGCGCTGGGTGCGATCTCGCGTTACGGCGTCAGTCTGGCTGCATTACATCTGTTCGGACATGGTTTTCCGTGGGGAACATTGATCGTCAATATCGCCGGATCATTTTTAATGGGTGCGTTAATCGCCGTGTTCGCGCATATGTGGCATCCCTCAGAAACCTGGCGATTGTTCCTGGTGACCGGTTTTCTAGGCGGATTCACCACTTTTTCCACATTTTCTCTGGATATTGTCTCGCTTTACGAACGTGGAGAATTATTGACTGCAGGATTATACGCAATGGCTTCTGTTGTACTTTCAATCGGCGCATTATTTGGCGGCTTGGCGTTAATACGGAATTTTGCACCATAG